Proteins co-encoded in one Polyangiaceae bacterium genomic window:
- a CDS encoding acyl-CoA dehydrogenase family protein → MSNFLKDNDDLKYYLERGIDWDAVIRVNEAGIGEGHAFGSVDEAKQLYSDLAASVGEFVATQVAPHALTIDEQGVHMKDGEAVQSPVMDDIMRQIQELELHGLCLPRELGGLNAPFLLYLLNVELFARADVSVMAHHGFHGGMALAMLLLSIREGSTQFDPTTLGISHTRFADYIEEIREGKAWGCMDITEPHAGSDMASLRAFGEQDEAGNWFVTGQKIFITSGHGKYHFVIARTEKPTDSDDPMAGLAGLSMFLVPTYEEGPEGRKRIVSLDRVEEKMGHHGSATAALSFERAPAHLVGKRGEGFQQMLVLMNNARLSVGFESIGLCEAAYRSAKSYAEERRSMGKTLDRHEMIADYLDEMQTDIQGLRALAMSGAFHEEMAQKLAIRAQARPEGELEARRVAREIKVHQQAARRVTPLLKYAASERAVDMARRAIQIHGGAGYIREYGTEKLLRDAMVMPIYEGTSQIQSLMAMKDTLSGIMKNPQGFVKRIAQTRWNALSAKDPLERRVAKLSLLSLSAQQYLLTRTAGAKVRGLSGKPAKTWTRELFKNWDPKRDFALAMLHAERLTKLLADEAICEALLEQAKHHPDRAEVLERYLERAEPRARHVLEEITTRRARFLDRLQHEPAAAE, encoded by the coding sequence ATGAGCAACTTTCTCAAAGACAACGACGACCTCAAGTACTACCTGGAGCGCGGCATCGACTGGGACGCGGTGATTCGCGTGAACGAGGCTGGCATCGGTGAAGGCCACGCCTTTGGCAGTGTAGACGAGGCCAAGCAGCTGTACTCGGACCTGGCCGCGAGCGTCGGTGAGTTCGTGGCAACCCAGGTGGCGCCACATGCCCTGACCATCGACGAGCAAGGCGTCCACATGAAGGACGGCGAGGCGGTGCAGTCGCCGGTGATGGACGACATCATGCGGCAGATCCAAGAACTGGAGCTGCACGGACTCTGCCTGCCGCGAGAGCTGGGCGGTTTGAACGCGCCGTTCCTACTCTACTTGCTGAACGTGGAGCTGTTCGCGCGTGCCGACGTGTCGGTGATGGCCCATCACGGCTTCCACGGCGGGATGGCGCTGGCCATGCTGCTGCTCAGCATTCGGGAAGGGTCGACCCAGTTCGATCCCACGACCTTGGGCATCAGCCACACGCGCTTCGCGGACTACATCGAGGAAATCCGCGAGGGCAAAGCCTGGGGTTGCATGGACATCACCGAGCCCCACGCCGGTAGCGACATGGCATCCCTGCGTGCCTTCGGCGAGCAGGACGAGGCCGGCAACTGGTTCGTGACGGGGCAGAAGATCTTCATCACCTCCGGCCACGGCAAGTATCACTTCGTGATCGCCCGCACCGAAAAGCCCACGGACAGCGACGACCCGATGGCCGGACTCGCCGGACTGAGCATGTTCCTGGTGCCCACCTACGAAGAGGGCCCCGAAGGCCGCAAGCGCATCGTGAGCCTGGATCGTGTCGAAGAGAAGATGGGGCACCACGGCTCTGCCACGGCCGCTCTCTCTTTCGAGCGCGCACCGGCGCACCTGGTCGGCAAGCGCGGTGAAGGCTTCCAGCAGATGCTGGTACTGATGAACAACGCGCGGCTCAGCGTCGGGTTCGAGAGCATCGGCCTGTGCGAAGCCGCGTATCGCTCCGCCAAGAGCTACGCCGAAGAGCGCCGCTCCATGGGCAAGACCCTGGACCGCCACGAGATGATCGCCGACTACCTCGACGAGATGCAGACGGACATCCAAGGACTTCGCGCCCTGGCGATGTCCGGCGCCTTCCACGAAGAGATGGCGCAAAAGCTCGCCATTCGCGCCCAGGCGCGCCCCGAGGGCGAGCTGGAAGCCCGGCGCGTGGCGCGGGAAATCAAGGTGCACCAGCAAGCGGCGCGGCGCGTGACCCCGCTCTTGAAGTACGCCGCGTCCGAGCGTGCGGTGGACATGGCGCGCCGGGCAATTCAGATCCACGGCGGCGCGGGCTACATCCGTGAGTACGGCACCGAAAAGCTGCTGCGCGACGCGATGGTGATGCCCATCTACGAGGGCACGAGTCAGATCCAGTCGCTGATGGCGATGAAGGACACCTTGAGCGGCATCATGAAGAACCCGCAGGGCTTCGTGAAGCGCATCGCCCAGACGCGTTGGAACGCTCTGTCCGCCAAGGATCCCCTGGAGCGCCGCGTCGCCAAACTGTCACTGCTCTCCCTGTCGGCGCAGCAGTACCTCTTGACGCGCACCGCAGGGGCGAAGGTGCGCGGGCTCTCGGGCAAGCCGGCGAAGACTTGGACGCGGGAGTTGTTCAAGAACTGGGATCCGAAGCGTGACTTCGCTTTGGCCATGCTGCACGCCGAACGCCTGACGAAGCTGCTGGCGGACGAAGCGATCTGCGAAGCGCTGCTGGAGCAGGCCAAGCACCACCCGGATCGCGCGGAGGTGCTGGAGCGCTACCTGGAGCGTGCGGAGCCTCGCGCGCGCCACGTACTGGAGGAGATCACCACGCGTCGAGCACGCTTCCTCGATCGCCTTCAACACGAGCCCGCTGCCGCGGAGTAG
- a CDS encoding TetR family transcriptional regulator has translation MATPQENRPLDMRQEILTAATRLFAERGYDATSLQTLADSVGIKKPSLLHHFESKDELRKAVLDDLLARWRETLPRLMLAATAGQGQFDAVTREIVDFFAEDTNRARLLIREALDRPEDMRRRLRRHVAPVVANLADTVRLGQERGQLRDAADAEAYLFQAIILLVCGSVFSESFSPLMPKNSERGAPLARLHQELLRLAKTGLFVAADAPGTLESAVGVSP, from the coding sequence ATGGCGACGCCGCAGGAAAACCGCCCTTTGGACATGCGTCAGGAGATCCTGACCGCCGCGACGCGGCTGTTCGCCGAGCGCGGCTACGACGCCACTTCACTGCAGACCCTGGCCGACAGCGTGGGCATCAAGAAGCCGTCCCTGCTGCACCACTTCGAGAGCAAGGACGAGCTGCGCAAGGCGGTGCTCGATGATCTGTTGGCGCGCTGGCGCGAGACCCTGCCGCGGCTGATGCTCGCGGCAACCGCGGGGCAAGGACAGTTCGACGCCGTCACCCGCGAGATCGTCGACTTCTTCGCGGAGGACACCAACCGCGCGCGCCTCTTGATACGCGAAGCGCTCGATCGTCCCGAGGACATGCGGCGCCGACTGCGCCGCCACGTCGCTCCCGTGGTCGCCAATCTGGCTGACACGGTCCGTCTCGGACAAGAGCGCGGTCAGCTCCGCGACGCGGCCGATGCGGAAGCCTACCTTTTCCAGGCCATCATCTTGTTGGTCTGCGGCTCGGTCTTTTCCGAGAGCTTCAGCCCGCTCATGCCCAAGAACAGCGAGCGTGGCGCACCCTTGGCACGTCTGCACCAAGAGCTTCTGCGCTTGGCCAAGACGGGCCTCTTCGTTGCAGCGGACGCCCCCGGAACCCTGGAGAGCGCAGTAGGAGTCAGCCCATGA
- a CDS encoding helix-turn-helix transcriptional regulator, giving the protein MQPATPQQFAGAPVGRYVTGEGFVHFCARPEAWGVLLWGRPNGPAIESLTHSLRLELDSPAVPHASVVDASTLSGVDAGAFAALDAYVRAHFERLRHQVQRLALVRPSGMEGAVVAGFFEVMARPYPVELFERRRDALAWAFASSDVEPLEAEIGALLDSVRHKASILRDLDAYLDSNLTDANVAQASKVLGLSERTLQRRLSEVGTTFLDALGEARVRASQRLMLDSDAPLTRVALEVGCASLQHFSALFRKRVGEPPSAWRAKHRGAAS; this is encoded by the coding sequence GTGCAGCCCGCGACCCCGCAGCAGTTCGCCGGTGCGCCCGTCGGCCGCTACGTGACGGGCGAGGGTTTCGTGCATTTCTGCGCGCGACCCGAAGCCTGGGGCGTGCTGCTGTGGGGGCGCCCGAACGGTCCCGCCATCGAGTCCCTCACCCACTCCCTGCGCCTGGAGCTCGACTCTCCTGCGGTGCCGCACGCGTCCGTCGTCGATGCAAGCACGCTGTCGGGCGTGGACGCGGGTGCGTTTGCAGCCCTCGACGCCTACGTGCGCGCGCACTTCGAGCGACTTCGTCATCAGGTGCAGCGCCTGGCACTGGTGCGTCCGAGCGGCATGGAGGGCGCGGTCGTGGCCGGCTTTTTCGAAGTCATGGCGCGCCCCTACCCGGTGGAACTCTTCGAACGACGTCGCGATGCGTTGGCTTGGGCGTTTGCCAGCAGCGACGTGGAGCCGCTGGAAGCGGAGATCGGAGCACTGCTCGACAGCGTTCGGCACAAAGCCTCCATCCTGCGCGATCTGGACGCCTACCTCGACTCCAACCTCACGGACGCCAACGTGGCGCAGGCCTCCAAGGTCTTGGGCCTGTCCGAGCGCACGCTGCAGCGACGGCTCTCGGAAGTGGGCACGACCTTCCTCGATGCCCTGGGTGAAGCCCGAGTGCGAGCTTCGCAGCGCCTGATGCTGGACAGCGACGCGCCCCTGACCCGCGTGGCCCTGGAGGTGGGCTGCGCCTCTTTGCAGCATTTCAGCGCCTTGTTCCGCAAGCGCGTGGGCGAGCCACCGAGTGCCTGGCGCGCCAAGCACCGCGGCGCGGCCTCTTGA
- a CDS encoding SUMF1/EgtB/PvdO family nonheme iron enzyme yields MPRRAKSTTLRAIPVLTARAYFVLVLLAMGGCDGRARHAGAQASSASPSAEPGPAGSTAPSAQPQPAHLEPGPDAAVGDAATVARPSGGLPVLEALGFAITKRYQEKHLPWLQVAELNWQADASELPKLPPEPGLESAGCPAGMVRVRGKMLVDAKGRDDTDGVHVVQDRACSHWRTNGRGLEGQCDTFDAARWRELSKELPRHDVDVCMDRYEFPNTYGEYPLVVVRFIEGENYCKKVGKRLCTESEWTFACEGEEGLPYPYGYVRDKNACTIDILASGAGGDTFKPRTTARTARGVDFAWHGTRSGERAACKSPFGVMDMTGNVDEWTRSVRRYGYRMILKGGHWGPARQRCRPQTRGHGPMYVRYDLGFRCCQDPK; encoded by the coding sequence TTGCCTCGACGCGCAAAGTCCACCACTCTGCGCGCGATCCCCGTGCTGACCGCTCGCGCATATTTCGTGCTCGTCTTGCTCGCCATGGGGGGCTGCGACGGGCGCGCGCGACACGCCGGGGCACAGGCGTCCTCCGCGTCGCCCAGCGCTGAGCCGGGTCCTGCCGGCAGCACAGCGCCATCGGCGCAACCCCAACCCGCACATCTCGAGCCCGGGCCCGATGCCGCCGTCGGCGATGCCGCGACCGTTGCGCGGCCAAGTGGCGGACTCCCGGTGCTCGAAGCCCTCGGCTTCGCGATCACCAAGCGCTACCAGGAAAAGCATCTGCCCTGGCTGCAAGTCGCCGAACTCAACTGGCAAGCGGACGCCTCCGAGTTGCCGAAGCTTCCACCCGAACCTGGCCTCGAGTCCGCGGGCTGCCCCGCGGGCATGGTACGCGTGCGCGGCAAGATGCTCGTCGACGCCAAGGGTCGCGACGATACCGACGGCGTGCACGTGGTCCAAGATCGCGCCTGCAGCCACTGGCGCACCAACGGTCGAGGTCTGGAAGGCCAGTGCGACACCTTCGACGCGGCGCGCTGGCGCGAGCTTTCCAAGGAACTGCCACGGCACGACGTCGACGTGTGCATGGATCGCTACGAGTTCCCCAACACCTACGGCGAGTATCCGCTGGTGGTGGTGCGTTTCATCGAGGGAGAGAACTACTGCAAGAAGGTCGGCAAGCGCTTGTGCACCGAGAGCGAATGGACCTTCGCCTGCGAGGGAGAAGAAGGCCTGCCCTATCCCTACGGCTACGTCCGCGACAAGAATGCCTGCACCATCGACATCTTGGCGTCCGGCGCGGGAGGAGACACGTTCAAGCCGCGCACCACGGCACGCACCGCCCGCGGCGTGGACTTCGCTTGGCATGGCACGCGCTCCGGCGAGCGCGCGGCCTGCAAGAGCCCCTTCGGAGTCATGGACATGACCGGCAACGTCGATGAGTGGACGCGCTCGGTGCGACGCTACGGCTACCGCATGATCCTCAAGGGAGGACACTGGGGACCGGCGCGACAACGCTGCCGTCCGCAGACCCGCGGTCACGGCCCGATGTACGTGCGTTACGACCTTGGTTTCCGCTGCTGCCAGGATCCGAAATAG